Proteins encoded by one window of Maniola hyperantus chromosome 10, iAphHyp1.2, whole genome shotgun sequence:
- the LOC117986147 gene encoding collagen alpha-1(II) chain-like — MWQARVACLALLVLPAVCKDLVDVREELPQAQEPDLINYDDYNPFGEDENAILAERDFRGSTVRPPSRCLDMGRSFSDGETWKRDNCTLCQCFSSRVNCSVLPSCLSSPATSRPVSISSPWPSPATPLPPPVRGVTGDQGTDGPPGPPGMPGVNGVPGAPGVPGSIGAMPDVNAYLAQLAAAAGGDKGPVFDPYHYMQASVGSPGIRGIPGPQGPPGPQGFQGPRGEPGEPGLPGPSGSPGERGPQGLPGKDGSSGEDGEPGPPGAAGQVGPRGSPGIPGLQGLKGHRGFDGKNGAKGEQGLPGEKGPSGLPGQIGPPGPVGPVGSRGERGREGPSGPPGMRGVDGTPGPPGVMGNVGKPGSPGFPGSPGLKGEQGIVGPKGSQGMQGPRGEAGRPGQPGEVGPTGLAGRDGIPGEKGVRGQAGASGPQGFPGPRGMPGVAGDAGLPGAKGMPGQPGERGIKGETGMRGETGASGPRGLPGTVGPEGKRGKRGLRGPAGNVGPQGERGLQGLRGLPGADGPLGPKGQSGERGSAGLPGSKGSTGDAGRPGPQGLPGIRGIIGRPGIVGKSGSPGERGIPGADGRPGEQGSQGVQGPPGLIGSPGDRGLQGEPGKDGEIGQPGPSGPKGDAGRDGSPGIQGPQGPVGPTGERGPTGPSGPTGFPGMPGSAGLPGSSGKDGEPGISGPAGPPGQVGPRGERGFPGERGIAGQPGTPGEKGETGAQGLDGPPGQEGPRGSKGHPGPMGAMGMPGPRGLTGLAGEKGERGSAGPQGPEGPTGRQGEQGPQGPVGPTGPPGEPAERGEPGVPGIPGESGAPGSTGERGQPGPQGASGLPGPPGLTGMPGLKGDRGYAGAKGQQGTPGSPGIAGEPGQRGLQGQAGAKGARGEQGLKGDIGRMGLAGRPGDLGPPGPQGSPGQAGTPGIPGAKGATGDAGRPGPSGLQGLTGPPGPEGVKGERGSEGDVGPQGPPGTPGPAGERGPSGMPGLVGAPGAQGPRGVQGENGVPGKPGADGTPGLIGPPGPQGPPGQMGEPGPEGRPGKIGQPGISGRPGDKGPVGQPGQSGPSGPPGIQGPPGSSGPPGPTGERGPRGESGPPGVEGRQGPAGKQGPPGMDGIKGERGESGADGAKGHAGLPGLPGMVGAPGRVGDRGLPGPMGPPGKDGDAGPRGSPGRDGTIGPQGPAGPPGGRGASGEPGRHGAPGPAGPPGPPGPAGEGLAYDAAAIAAMLQQGSFKGPDPLGDDPNILPPRFFKDDMTAAEKKSIVMKAYERLKVSLDKFLKPDGSKDAPAKTCGDILYHHPEYESGQYWIDPNGGDMKDAILVHCDMPTGSSCIFPKPMMSEELTHTGRNEAWLSEVENGFTISYKADHSQLTYLQLLSVKATQNVTLHCRNMVGYYDPATRNHKHGVKLLAYTDAEILPKANNRLRYKAILDECQYKKQEWAKTIVQYETEKPGRLPLLDVAVRDVGRPQQMFKVELGLACFK; from the exons ctaTACTTGCGGAGCGGGATTTCAGAGGTTCTACAGTCA GACCGCCGAGCAGATGTTTGGATATGGGCCGCTCGTTCTCAGACGGGGAGACGTGGAAGAGGGACAACTGCACCCTTTGTCAGTGCTTCAGCAGCCGCGTCAACTGCTCCGTGCTGCCTTCCTGCTTATCAT CACCAGCAACGTCTCGACCTGTGTCGATCTCTTCACCATGGCCCAGTCCAGCTACCCCATTACCACCTCCCGTGAGAGGGGTGACTGGTGATCAGGGCACAGACGGCCCGCCCGGCCCGCCTGGCATGCCTGGGGTCAACGGAGTACCCGGTGCGCCTGGTGTACCTGGGTCTATAGGAGCTATGCCAGAT GTGAATGCGTATTTGGCTCAGTTAGCGGCAGCGGCGGGTGGCGATAAAGGTCCCGTGTTCGATCCTTATCACTACATGCAAGCGTCTGTTGGTTCTCCAGGAATCAGAGGAATACCAg GTCCTCAAGGCCCGCCTGGTCCACAAGGCTTCCAAGGTCCAAGAGGAGAGCCTGGTGAGCCAGGACTTCCTGGACCTTCAGGTTCTCCTGGAGAACGAGGACCCCAAGGACTTCCCGGAAAAGAT gGTTCATCGGGTGAAGATGGTGAACCTGGTCCGCCAGGAGCGGCGGGGCAAGTTGGTCCACGGGGTAGTCCAGGGATACCAGGTCTCCAAGGGTTGAAAGGTCACCGCGGATTTGACGGCAAAAACGGCGCTAAAGGTGAACAGGGGCTTCCTGGCGAGAAGGGACCATCTGGATTGCCTGGGCAAATAGGACCACCGGGGCCAGTG ggtCCCGTTGGATCGCGAGGTGAAAGGGGACGCGAAGGCCCATCTGGTCCTCCTGGCATGCGAGGAGTTGATGGCACACCAGGGCCTCCAGGAGTTAtg GGTAACGTTGGAAAGCCTGGCTCTCCAGGTTTCCCCGGTTCACCAGGTCTTAAGGGTGAACAAGGTATAGTAGGCCCCAAAGGTAGCCAAGGTATGCAAGGTCCGAGGGGTGAAGCTGGACGACCTGGTCAGCCTGGAGAAGTTGGACCAACAGGCTTAGCTGGAAGAGATGGTATACCAGGTGAAAAGGGCGTGCGGGGTCAAGCTGGCGCATCAGGTCCTCAAGGTTTTCCGGGACCTAGAGGAATGCCTGGTGTAGCTGGTGACGCAGGATTACCTGGAGCGAAGGGCATGCCG GGGCAACCAGGTGAAAGAGGAATTAAGGGGGAAACTGGAATGCGAGGAGAGACAGGAGCTTCAGGACCGCGAGGATTGCCGGGTACTGTTGGACCAGAAGGCAAGCGAGGAAAGAGAGGTTTAAGAGGACCAGCCGGTAATGTAGGACCTCAAGGTGAAAGGGGCTTACAAGGATTAAGAGGCTTACCTGGTGCAGACGGTCCTTTAGGCCCTAAGGGCCAATCTGGTGAAAGGGGTAGTGCTGGGCTTCCTGGATCCAAAGGAAGTACTGGTGATGCAGGCAGGCCTGGTCCTCAGGGATTGCCAGGAATCAGAGGAATAATTGGAAGACCAGGTATTGTAGGCAAGTCAGGATCTCCTGGTGAGAGAGGTATACCTGGTGCTGATGGCAGGCCTGGTGAACAAGGATCGCAGGGAGTACAGGGACCACCAGGATTGATAGGCAGCCCAGGAGATAGAGGATTACAG GGTGAACCTGGTAAGGATGGTGAAATCGGCCAACCTGGGCCATCAGGCCCAAAAGGCGATGCTGGTCGAGACGGTAGCCCTGGCATCCAAGGTCCACAAGGTCCTGTTGGTCCTACTGGTGAAAGAGGTCCAACCGGTCCCTCGGGGCCAACTGGATTCCCT GGAATGCCTGGAAGTGCAGGTTTACCTGGCTCATCTGGGAAAGATGGAGAACCAGGAATATCTGGACCGGCTGGTCCACCTGGCCAAGTAGGGCCAAGGGGTGAACGAGGTTTTCCTGGAGAAAGAGGCATCGCAGGGCAACCAGGAACACCAGGAGAAAAGGGTGAAACTGGTGCCCAGGGTCTTGATGGCCCACCG gGTCAAGAAGGTCCACGGGGCAGCAAAGGTCATCCGGGCCCGATGGGGGCTATGGGAATGCCTGGTCCACGTGGTTTGACTGGTTTAGCTGGAGAGAAGGGGGAAAGAGGTTCAGCTGGACCACAAGGACCCGAAGGACCAACcg GTCGTCAGGGTGAACAAGGACCACAAGGACCAGTTGGGCCCACTGGGCCACCGGGTGAACCGGCGGAAAGGGGTGAACCTGGTGTGCCGGGTATTCCTGGTGAATCAGGAGCACCGGGATCAACAGGAGAGCGTGGTCAACCTGGCCCACAAGGAGCCTCAGGTCTACCTGGTCCACCAGGGCTAACGGGCATGCCGGGGCTGAAAGGCGATAGAGGTTATGCTGGGGCTAAAGGACAGCAAGGAACGCCGGGTAGTCCAG GTATCGCGGGAGAACCAGGCCAGCGAGGATTACAAGGACAAGCAGGCGCTAAAGGTGCTAGAGGTGAACAAGGACTTAAAGGTGACATTGGACGCATGGGATTAGCAGGACGTCCAGGAGATTTGGGACCACCA GGCCCGCAAGGAAGCCCCGGTCAAGCTGGAACACCCGGTATTCCTGGCGCTAAAGGAGCTACGGGTGACGCAGGAAGGCCTGGTCCTTCTGGTCTGCAAGGTTTGACTGGACCTCCTGGGCCAGAGGGAGTAAAGGGTGAAAGAGGCAGTGAGGGAGATGTTGGACCTCAAGGACCACCTGGTACACCAGGGCCAGCTGGAGAAAGAGGGCCAAGTGGTATGCCAGGGTTAGTTGGTGCCCCTGGAGCTCAGGGACCGAGAGGCGTGCAG GGTGAAAATGGTGTCCCGGGCAAACCAGGTGCAGATGGAACACCTGGACTTATTGGACCTCCTGGACCACAAGGGCCTCCTGGTCAAATGGGTGAACCAGGGCCAGAAGGCCGCCCGGGTAAGATAGGCCAGCCTGGCATATCTGGCAGACCAGGAGATAAGGGGCCGGTTGGACAACCTGGGCAGTCTGGTCCTTCAGGACCTCCAGGAATACAG GGACCTCCTGGATCATCAGGTCCACCCGGACCCACTGGAGAAAGAGGGCCAAGAGGTGAATCTGGACCACCCGGCGTTGAAGGCCGACAGGGTCCCGCAGGAAAGCAAGGTCCTCCTGGCATGGACGGTATAAAGGGAGAACGCGGTGAATCTGGGGCTGATGGAGCCAAGGGTCATGCTGGATTGCCTGGATTGCCAGGCATGGTTGGTGCTCCGGGTAGAGTTGGTGACAGAGGATTACCAGGACCCATGGGTCCACCGGGAAAAGATGGTGACGCTGGGCCGAGAG GTTCACCTGGTCGAGACGGAACCATTGGCCCACAAGGTCCAGCGGGTCCACCCGGTGGCCGTGGAGCCTCGGGTGAACCAGGCCGCCACGGTGCCCCAGGACCGGCAGGCCCTCCAGGACCTCCCGGTCCAGCGGGAGAAGGCCTGGCTTACGACGCTGCTGCCATTGCTGCTATGCTTCAACAAG GTTCCTTCAAAGGCCCAGATCCGTTAGGCGATGATCCAAACATATTGCCTCCAAGATTCTTCAAAGATGATATGACAGCAGCAGAAAAGAAGAGCATCGTGATGAAGGCTTACGAAAGGCTCAAAGTGTCTCTTGACAAATTCTTAAAACCTGACGGTTCTAAGGACGCTCCTGCTAAGACATGTGGTGATATTTTATATCATCATCCTGAATATGAAAGTG GTCAGTACTGGATAGATCCTAATGGTGGAGATATGAAAGACGCGATACTGGTGCATTGTGATATGCCGACTGGTTCTAGTTGTATCTTCCCTAAGCCAATGATGTCAGAGGAGTTAACTCACACCGGTAGGAACGAGGCTTGGCTTAGCGAAGTTGAAAACGGATTTACG ATCTCCTACAAAGCAGATCACAGTCAGCTTACCTACCTCCAACTTCTATCCGTGAAGGCGACACAGAACGTAACTCTACATTGTCGCAACATGGTTGGTTACTACGACCCTGCGACCAGGAATCACAAGCATGGAGTCAAGTTGCTTGCTTATACTGATGCGGAGATCTTACCCAAAGCTAACAACAGACTGAGATATAAGGCTATATTGGATGAGTGTCAG TACAAAAAACAAGAATGGGCGAAAACGATAGTACAGTACGAAACAGAAAAGCCTGGTAGACTTCCACTCCTGGATGTAGCCGTGAGGGACGTTGGAAGACCACAACAGATGTTCAAGGTTGAACTTGGACTTGCCTGCTTTAAATAA
- the LOC117986029 gene encoding uncharacterized protein: MKSVIYLVMLFLRTAYADMAGECVMVGFYLELGCTPVPSADNSTICPDAFDCPDLRINPEPNTCYYRGASYKPGSPFPQSVIKNPCTKNCGCSINYNGVPQFTCAAVDCVDAEGFEDCVRTYEVDACCSSGTVCGKDAIASLKTCEVDGVIYKEGQIIEPANTQKTCVCTAQWNGRYDDPTSCRDLDCAVEIHYQDMIFSKCAPVYFGNQMGCPISFVCPTEKTKVIRGQNARGVTAQCFYGNMTVNVGDQVTVEEKCTKCVCDVPPYVSCTLKNSCDD, encoded by the exons TTTTGCGCACGGCGTACGCCGACATGGCGGGGGAATGTGTCATGGTTGGCTTCTACTTGGAGCTGGGCTGCACGCCGGTGCCCAGTGCTGACAACTCAACCATCTGCCCGGACGCTTTCGACTGCCCGGACTTACGGATTAACCCCGAGCCGAACACCTGTTATTATAG GGGAGCGTCGTATAAACCGGGATCCCCATTTCCGCAGAGCGTGATCAAGAACCCTTGTACCAAGAATTGCGGCTGCAGTATCAATTATAATGGAGTGCCTCAGTTCACTTGCGCAGCAGTGGACTGCGTGGACGCCGAGGGCTTTGAGGATTGCGTACGAACATACGAGGTTGACGCTTGCTGCAGTAGCGGGACTGTTTGTG gAAAAGACGCGATCGCCAGTTTGAAGACCTGCGAAGTTGACGGCGTGATATACAAAGAGGGCCAGATCATTGAGCCAGCCAATACGCAGAAGACCTGCGTGTGTACTGCACAGTGGAACGGGCGATATGACGATCCCACCAGTTGCCGGGACCTCGACTGTGCCGTGGAGATCCACTACCAGGACATGATATTCAGCAAATGTGCTCCAGTTTACTTTGGGAATCAGATGGGCTGTCCAATATCGTTTGTGTGTC CGACCGAAAAAACAAAAGTAATCCGAGGGCAGAACGCACGCGGCGTCACCGCTCAGTGCTTTTACGGCAACATGACTGTGAACGTCGGAGACCAGGTCACCGTGGAGGAGAAGTGCACCAAGTGCGTGTGCGATGTGCCGCCCTACGTGTCTTGTACTCTGAAGAACTCGTGCGACGATTAA